The region CCCATGATGGAACCACGCAAGGGCCTTCTTCTGCTTTGCCTCGCAACCCAGATTGCGTGTGCCAGCGGGCTCCTCACGGCACCACCGGGATCGTCGATCAGTTGCTTCCCGAATCCCCCGTTCGTCGCCGCGTTCGGGGACGTTTCCGTGATCTCCTCACTGATCCTTGAGCCGGCGGGATTCCCGGTTCCCGACGGCACCGTCGCGCAATTCTTCACCACCCTGGGCCGCATCGATCCCGAGGGGAAGACCAAGAACGGGATCGTCCGGGTGAACTTCGTCTCCGACAGCCGCTCAGGAACGGCCTCGATCACCGTCGTGTCGGGCGGACCCGCAGCCGCCCCCTCCGCGTCGCCCTCTCCGGGCACGGGCGGCGCGAGCAGCGGCAACGGAACCTGCTCCACAGCGGTAACGATCGGCAGCGCACGGCCCGCGCTGGTGAAGGTGGTTCCGAATCCGCCCCGCCTCGCCGGCAACCGCTGCACGTTGATCACGGCGACTGTTTACGACACAAACGGCAATCCCGTCTCCAACGTCCCCATCATCTTCTCGGTGAGCAGCCCCACCGCGGAATTCTTCCAGAGCGGCAGCGTCCCCATCTTCTCCGACACCAACGGCCAGTCCTCGGACTTCATGTGCACGCGTCGGTCGCCGGACGACCCCGAGACGACGGTGACGGTGACCGCGACGCCACCCGTAGGGACCCCCGGCACCACGCTCGTGACCATCAACTGAGAGCCTCCTACGGCCATTCCCCGCCCTGCCTGTTCCAAGGCACGGCGGGGCCTGCGGCCTGCGGTGTCCACGCTTTGACCATCGGTGCCGGCCAGCGTTTGGTGAGCGAGTTCGCCTTCCCGCAAGACACGGCGGCGCGGGGGCCCACATGAAGCTGGGCCGTCCGGTCTTTGGCGCCCTTCTGTGGCTCCCCCTCGCCAAAGCCCTGCTGCACACTGTGTTCGCGCCCGGCTACGGGTACTACCGGGATGAGTTCTACTACCGTGCCTGCGCCGACCACCTCGCCTGGGGCTACGTCGACCACCCACCCCTCTCGATCTTGCTCCTTTGGATCGTCCGACTAACGCTGGGCGATTCGCTCTTCGCCATCCGCCTGTTGCCCGCGATCGTGGGCGCACTCACGGTCCTGCTCACGGGATTGATCGCCCGCGAATTGGGCGGTGGACGCTTCGCGCAGACGCTTGCCATGCTGTGCACCCTTATCGCACCCGAGTATCTCGCCATCGACAGCGTCTACTCTATGAACACGGTCGACCTCCTGGTATGGACCGGGAGCGGCTACCTCCTCGTGCGGGTCCTTAAGGAAGACCGCCCGGGCTGGTGGCTGGCCCTGGGCGTGCTCCTGGGGCTCGGGCTGCTCAACAAAATCAGCATCCTCTGGTTGGGTTTCGGTCTCGGAGCTGGACTGCTGTTGTCGCGCCGGGACGTGCTTCGAAGGTCGGGCCCGTGGATGGCGGCGAGCGTCGCGGCCCTTTTGTTCCTTCCCCACGTCTTGTGGCAAATACGCGACGGCTGGCCGACCCTTGAGTTCATAAGGAACGCCACCGGCGTGAAGATGGCGGCCATAGGGCCCATGGCCTTCACGGTGAGCCAGATCCAGAACCAGCACCCGCTGACCTTCCCCGTCTGGCTCGCCGGCCTCTTCTTTTTTCTCTCAACCCACGCGGGACGGCCCTTCCGGCCCCTCGGGATCATCTACCTCGCTGTCTTCCTGCTGCTGGTCGTCAACCAAAAGAGCCGGACCGGCTACCTGGCGCCCGCCTATTCAACCCTGTTCGCCGCCGGAGGGGTCGCCATCGGCCGCGTCATCGAAGAACGTAGGTGGAGAGTCGCGCCGCGAGCGGTCCTCATCACGCTTTTCATTGCGGGGGTGGTCACGGCGCCTCTGGCGCTACCGATTCTGCCCGTCGAGAGCTACATCGCCTACGCCCAAGCCTTGGGTCAGAAGCCCTCAACGGAGGAGAAGAAAGAGGTTGGCGCGCTGCCCCAGTTCTTTGCCGACATGCAGGGATGGGAGGAGATGGTGGCGGTCGTCGCGCGCGTCTACCGCTCCCTCTCCGCGGAAGAGCAAGCCAAGGTCGGCATCTTCACCTCCAACTACGGAGAGGCGGGCGCGATCGACCTCCTGGGCCGGCCGTATGGCCTCCCCCGCGCGATCAGCGGTCACAACAACTATTGGCTCTGGGGCCCGAGGGGATTCTCCGGCGAGTTGATGATCATGCTCACTCCGTCGCGCACTCGGCTGGAAGAGAGATTCGAGTCGGTCGAACAGGCTGGCACAATCGAGTGCGGGCATTGCATGCCTTATGAGAACCATCGCCCCGTCTTTCTCTGCCGACGGGCGCGGGTATCCCTTCCCGAGCTCTGGCCAATGCTCAAGCACTATGACTAGGGTGGACGCCCAATTGTCGTCCCGCACCACCCCGAGGGTAGAAGGCGACCGTCTGGGCTGATCAACCGCGGGGCCTTTTTGCCGCCCTTCTTCAAAGCGGCCGAGACCGCCTAGCGAGGCCCCTGCTTCAGGACGAGCGGCAGCCCCGACACCATGAGGACGACATGACCCGCCTCGCGGGCCAGCAACTGGTTGGCCAGGCCCTGGAGATCGCGGAACACGCGTCCTAGCGGCTGCTCGGGGACGACTCCGTTGCCCACCTCGTTGCTCACCGCGATCACGTCACGCTGCCTGGCCGCGTCCGGCAATTGAGAGACGGCTTCCATAATGAGCCGTTCCTGCTCCCCCCCGGGAAGGTCGGGCCGGGTTACCAGGAGGTTGGCCACCCAAAGGGTGACGCAGTCGACCACCACCGGCGCGTCCAGGGGTTTCGCCTCCCGAACCGCACGCACGACATCCCGAGCCTCCTCGATGGTCGTCCAGCCCGGCCTCCTCTCCGCCCGGTGCCGAGCGATCCGAGCCTCCATCTCCGGGTCGCCATCCGATCGCGCGGTGGCGAGATAGACCGCGGGACCCCGGGCGCACAGGCTCTGTGCATAGCGGCTCTTGCCGCTCCTCGCCCCGCCCAGAATCAGGGTCAGCACCGAAGGCCCAGGTCACGCGCGGGAACGGCGTTGAGCAACCGAACCAGCGGGGCATGCCCGTAGTAGTCGATGACACTCACCGCCCCGTACGATTGCTCCATTCGGAACAGATGGCGGGCCTCCAGGCTCAATGCCTCCGCCAAAAGGATGCGGCCCACCCCCCCATGGGAGACGACGGCGAGGGTGTGGCCCTCGTGTCTTCCCCGGAGCTCGCTGGCTGCCGCCACCACCCGGACCCGCATCGTGGACAGGCTCTCGCCGCCAGGAAACTCCACCTCCGTGGGCCTCTCCATCCAGGCCTTGTAGATCTCGGGGAAGCGCTCCGCCGCCTGATCGTACGTGAGACCCTCAAGGCTCCCGAAGTCGATCTCCCGGAAGCGATCCTCGGGCCGCGGGGTCAGCCCGTGGGGTCCAGCAACGATCTCGGCGCTCTCCCGTGCCCGGACGCGCGGGCTGCAATAGACGGCGGTCAAGGGAACGCTCTCCAGGAGGCGCGCCACCCGTCTCATCTGCCTTCTGCCCCGCGGCGAGAGGTCCAGGTCGAGCGTTCCGTAGCAGCGGCCGTGGGCAGAGGCTTCCGGCTCTCCATGGCGCACGAGGACGACACGGAGGGTGGTTCCCTCCGGTCTTCTCCATCGCGGGGCCTCGAGCGGCAAGCCCGTCACCCAGACACGGCCACGGCGATGGCCAGGACGGCGACCTCCGTCAGCTCCGAGGCCGCGCCCATGATGTCGCCGGTGACGCCTCCAATGCGGCGTCGGCTGCCACGCCCTACGGCAGCGGTGACTAGGACCGCCGCTCCCCAGCAGGCGGCGGCGGCCAGGGGGCCGACGAGAAGGGACAGGGCCACCGCCAGGACCGTGGCGCCGAGGAACTCGCGGCTCCCCACATGATCGGTGAGGGCCGTTCCCAGGCCCCCCTCCCGGCGGGCGTAGGGCAGGAAGCGCCCCAGGGCAACGGTGGCCCAGCGGCCCAGGGCGGGCGCGACCACCAGGTAACGCGCCGCGGCTCCTCTTTCGATGAGGCTGCCCAGGGAGAGGACCTTGCCCGAAAGCAACAAGACGAGGGCCGTGGCCCCGAAGGCTCCGATGGAGGGATCTCGCATGATGCGGAGAACCTCCTCCCGGGAATGTCCGCCTCCGAAGCCATCGGCCATATCCGCCAAGCCATCCAGGTGCAGGCCACGGGTGACCCAGGCGGTGAGGGAAACGAGGCAAACGGCCGTCAGCGCGGACGGGAGCCAGGGGCCGCCGAACCGGGGGCCCTGCCCCCAGGCCACCCTCACCGACAAGAGCTCCAGGCCCACGACTGCGATACCCCCGATGCCAGCGCCGATGAGCGGGAAGAACACCGCCGCGCGCCCGACATCGGCAGCGTCAAAGCTCCAGCGCGCGGGCACGGGAATGCGGGTGAGGAACGCGACCGCCGCCAGTAAAGCCCTCATTTGCGACCAGAATCCGGCGGTCCCTCGCTGGGTCCCGGCACGTCCGTGACCGCCGCGGATTCGAACGTCGCCATCTCCGTGAAGGCGGCAACCGCGGCCCCGATCACGTTCATAGCGAGCGCCGCCCCCGTACCCTCCCCGAGCCGCATTTCCAGATCGAGTAGCGGTCGCTGGCCGATCCGGTCCAAGAGGACGGCGTGGCCAGGCTCCGGCGACCGGTGCCCCGCGAACAGGTAGTCGGCCACGGCTCCACACAGCCCTACCGCCAGCGCGGCACCTGCCGTCGCGATGAAGCCGTCGCAGATCAGCGCGCGGCCTCGCCGGGCTCCGCCCAGGCACAAGCCGCAGAGGCCGGCGATCTCGAGGCCTCCCACTTTCTGCAGGACGTCGAGGGGATCATCCGGCCGGGGGGTATTCTCGGCCAGCGCCCGCTCCACTACCCCGACCTTGCGGGCCAGGCCGTCGTCGCTCACCCCCGTTCCCCGTCCCGTCACCCGCGACGGGGGCAGGCCGGTGAGCGCGGCCGTCACCGCGCTCGCGGCGGTGGTGTTGCCGATCCCCATCTCGCCCAGCCCAAGCAACGCCACCCCATCTTCTGCGGCCTGCTCCGCCTGCTCGATGCCGGCTAGGACGGCAGCGAGCGTCTCCGGCTCGGTCATGGCCGGACCCTCAGCCATGTTTCGGGTCCCGTTGCGCACGCGGCGCTGGATCAGCCGCGCGCGGCCGGAGCCCACGCTTACGGGCACGGCGACCCCGATGTCCACCACCCAGACGTCGGCGTTGGCGACGCCCGCGAGGGCATTCACGGCGGCGCCCCCCCGCACGAAGTTGACGACCATCTGGGCAGTCACCTCGCTGGGGTAGGCGCTCACCCCCTCAGCCGTGACCCCGTGGTCGGCGGCAAAAACCACGATCCGCCGCCGCGCGACGTGGGGCTCGATCCTCTCCTGGATTGCGCACATACGCTCCGCGACCTCTTCCAGGCGCCCCAGGCTACCGGGGGGCTTGGTCAGCGACCGCTGGCGCTGGCGAGCGCGGGTGATCCAGTCGGTGCTTACGGGGCGAATGTTTCGGATAGTCTCCAAGATCAACTCTTTGGCGTCGTTCATGAAATTGGCTCCTCAAAGCGCGCGTCTGGGCCGAGGGCTCCCGGGGTGGTTGGTACGGCCGATACCCGCCAGCGCTCTCTCTCACGTGGCTCGCGAGACGGCCGAAGCGAGCCTCGCGCTCCGCGGAAAACCACGTGAGCTCCCTGGGCGGCTCCCGCCCGCAGACGGCGCGTGCGGCCCGCAAGAACGAGTGGCGGAACGCGTCGGAGTCGAACAACCCGTGAAGATAGCGATTTGCCTACGTGGGACCCCGTCCCGAGCACCATCAGGGCTTTCGCGCGCATCGTCCACTCACCGTTCACGATCCCGCCCCGTTACCAGGCGCGCGACCAGCGCGGGCCTCCCGTCTTGGGATCCCGCAGGGCGGCGTTCGCCCCCGCGTCCTTCTCCAGGAGCCGTCCCAGCAGCCAGAGCAGATCGGCCAGCCGATTGAGGTAGGGAATCAGGCTCCCGTCGATTTCGTGTCCAGCGTCCACCAGCCGGGCCACGACGCGCTCCGCCCGACGGCACGTGGTCCGCGCCACGTCGAAAGCCGCCGCCGCCGCGTGCTCGCCGGGCAGGGCCCAGTCCTGGAGGACTCCCTCCATGCTCTCAATCCGATGGACGTGGTTGGTGAGGGCCTCGACCCGCGCGCCTCCGACGGAAGAGTCCTTGCCGGACGGCGGCGACTCGATGGCGCCGGAGAGGTTGAACAGGTCTCGCTGGAGGGCCTTCGTCAGCTCCCGCACTTCTTGGTGCTCGCTGATGGCCCGCGCGAACCCGAGCTGGCTGATCAGCTCATCGACCACTCCGTACACTTCAACCCGAAGATCTCCCTTGGAGACGCGTTCTCCACCGATGAGACTCGTCTTCCCGCTGTCACCACGCTTGGTCGAGATGCTCATCCCTCCTCCTTCCGATTGGTCCCAGCCGAAGACCCCGCCTTACAGCAAGGAGGCATGCCGCCTCCGGCCCAGCAGCCACAGGAAGGCCGGCCCGCCGGCCAGGGCGGTCACCGCCCCCACGGGGACCTCGGCCGCCCCCAGGAGGGTTCTCGCCATCGTGTCCGCCAGCACCAGAAACGCCGCCCCCAGCAGGAGCGAGCAGGGCATGACCACACGGACATCCTCTCCGAAGAGCCGCCGCACCGCGTGCGGCACGACGAGACCGACGAAGCCAATCGGGCCCGCCACCGCCACCGTCGTCCCCACCACCAGGCAGGAGGCGACGTACGTGATTCGCTCGACCCGATGGACATTGACGCCCAGGCTGGCCGCGGTCTCCGCATCCACGGCAAGCAGGTGGAGATCCCGGGCAAGGACCAGGAGGGCCACGATCCCGGGGGTGAGAAAGAGCAGCATCGGCCAGAGCACTCCTGACCCCACCACATCCAGGCTGCCCACGAGCCAGCGAAGAATCTGGAGGGCACGGGTGTAGTCCGCCAGGCACTGGAGCATCAACACCCCTGCCGCGGCGATGAGGTTTATGACCACCCCTGCCAGAAGCAGCGCTCCGGGCAGGAGCACCGCCCCCACCGATGCCAGGCGGTAGACGATCAGGACCGCGAGGCCCGCACCCATCAAAGCCGCCACGAAGACCAGGGGCAGGGCCCCCACCCGGCCGCCGAGGCCCAGAGCGATGGCCAGGCTCGCCCCCAGCGCCCCCCCGCCCGACACCCCGAGCGTGAAGGGATCGGCCAGGGGGTTGCGGAACAGAGCCTGGAGGGCCGCGCCCACGACTCCCAGAGACCCACCCACGATCAAGCCCAGCAGCACCCGCGGAACCCGGATCTCGAGAAAGATCGTCCGTGACGTGGGATCCGAGCGGAGGGCCTCGAGATCGATCCGCCGATATCCGGTAGACAGGGCGCCCACCGTCACCAGGAGGACGGCCCCCGCCAAGAGCAGAAAGGGCATCCCTCGTCGTCCGGGCGCCGGTCCCCCGCCCTGATCCAACGCCGGGTCCCCCGCCGTCGGCATCGCCGGGATCGGTCCCGCGCCCCCCGCGTCCATCACCACTCCGACCACACGAAGGTGCGCCCGTCCAAGCGGCAAGCGCGCACGTTCGCGTCCTCGTAGATCTCCTTGAGGGTGTCCTCCCGCAGAACCTCCCGGGGCGCCCCCTCGGCGGCCAGGCTGCCGCCCCGCAAGGCGAAGACATGGTCGAAAGCGGGGTCCAGGAACGCGAGGTCGTGGGTGACGACGAGGGCGGTGAGCCCCCGCTCCTTCCGAAGCCGCCGCAGGGCCGCCACAAGCTGGGCGCGGTGCTTCAGGTCCAGGGAGGCGGCGGGCTCGTCGAGGAGCAGCAGCTCGGGTTGCTGCGCGAGGGCACGGGCTACGGCCACGAGCTGCTTTTCGCCCCCGGAGAGCTCGGTCATGGGCCGTTCCGCCAGGTGCTGGGCGCCGAGTGTGGCGAGCGCCTCCATGGCGATGGTGCGGTCCCTCGTCCCCTCCAGCCGAAAGCGCGGCGTGTACGGCGCCCGCCCCGTGAGGACGACCTCGAGAGCAGTGAAGGGAAACACGGTTGTCAGCTCCTGCGGCACGTAGGCCATCCTCATGGCAAGACGTCGCCGCGAGATCGAGCCGAGGGCCGCCCCGTCCAGGGTGACCAGCCCCTGCCATGGCCGCAGGAGCCCGGCCAAGAGCCGCAGGAGCGTCGACTTCCCGCTACCGTTGGGACCGATCAGGGCCGCGAACGTCGTGCGGGGCAGGGCCAGCGATAAGCCCGAGACCACGGGCTTCGTGCCGGCGTAGCCGAAACCGAGGCCCGTCGCCTGCAGGAGGGCGCTCGTCATTTCGGGAACGCCTCCGGGTGAAGGAGCATCGCCATGTGGCGTGCGGTCTCGCTCACGAACTGCGAGGGATGAACGACAGTCCGGTCCCTGAATGCGTACACCCGCCCCTGGCGCACGGCGCGCACTCGCGGGAGGTCGGCCCACACCGCCGCCGCCTCTTCCCTCAGAGGGCCGGCCACGATGGCGGGGGGCGTCACCGCCTGTGCAAGGTCGAGGATGACTTCCGGATCGAGGGAGACCAGGGCCTCGGTTGTTAGCCTCACGTAGTTGGCCGCCCCGGAGGGCGCGATCGGGTCGCCTCCGGCGATATCGATCAGCTCCGTCAGGTAGCTTCCCTGCGTCGCCACGTATAGGTCCCGCAGCGTGCCCGGGAGGCGGTCGACGACACAGAGCACTTTGGGGCGCACTCGCCCGCTCGCCTTCCCCCGGATCGCGGCGAGCTCGGCTCGGGTACCGGCTTCCAGCCCCTCAGCCTCTTGGTCATTGCCCACGGCCCGGCCGATCTCTCGGATGGCCCTGAAGACGTCCTCGATCGTCTGGCTTGGTATGACGAGCGTTCGGAGGCCGAGGAGGTCGAGCCGGTCCTTCACGAGCGGGGCCTGGTCGTCCGTCATGATGATCAGGTCGGGCCGGAGGGCCGTGACCTTCTCCAGATTGGCGTTGAGCCAGCCCCCGACCCGCGGCAAGCCCTCGACCTCGGGCGGGAAGCTGCAATAGTCGGAAACCGCGACCACCCGGCTGAAGGCTCCGATCCCATGAAGTATCTCCGTGACGTTGGGGGAGAGCGAAATGATCGCTCGGGGACGGGGGCTAACGACATCCGTTGCCCGTCCAGCGACGGGCCCGGGGGCGACCAACGCGAGCCCGAACAGGAGCCCCCCCGTGCGGCACAGAATGAGTCCCTTCGCGTTTCTCTCAGTACGCAAAGGCCACACCCCCCAACGCGACCCGGCCCGGGGTCGCGAAGCCGCTCTCGAAATAGGTCCGATGGAAGACGTCTGCGACCTTGCCGAAGAGCCGCAGGCTTCCCCGTTCCGACACGCGCATGCTGTAGCTGGCCACAAAATCCGCCTTCACGATCCCTTGGAAGCGGTAAGTGCGGCTCGCGAACGTCACCGGATCGAGGACGGGCGCCAGATAGCTGTCGGAGGCCGCGAGGGCGAGCGTCGCTTGGAAGCCGCCCAGCCGCTGGGTTGCCACCAGGGAGAACTGATGCTTTGGAATGATGTAGGCCTGGGGCAGATCCTGGGGCTGGCGCGTCGGAGGCTCGGCGGCGTTGTAGGTGTAGGCCGCGTTCAGCCGAAGCCCCCGCAACGGCTCCGCCGCGGCCTCGACCTCGAGCCCCTGGGCCTTTCCGCCGTCCACCAATCGGTATCCGCCGAAGCGCCCGAAGGGGTCGGTCTCGGGACTGATGGCTCCCGAGAAGTCGAAAATGATCACCTTTCGGAGATCGGTGCGGAAGAGCGTCAGCGATGTGCGCAGCCGGCCCGCGGCAAATTGCTGGTCCACCCCCAGGTCAACCCCCAGCGACCGCTCGGGGCCGAGCCG is a window of Vicinamibacteria bacterium DNA encoding:
- a CDS encoding histidine phosphatase family protein, yielding MTGLPLEAPRWRRPEGTTLRVVLVRHGEPEASAHGRCYGTLDLDLSPRGRRQMRRVARLLESVPLTAVYCSPRVRARESAEIVAGPHGLTPRPEDRFREIDFGSLEGLTYDQAAERFPEIYKAWMERPTEVEFPGGESLSTMRVRVVAAASELRGRHEGHTLAVVSHGGVGRILLAEALSLEARHLFRMEQSYGAVSVIDYYGHAPLVRLLNAVPARDLGLRC
- the cobU gene encoding bifunctional adenosylcobinamide kinase/adenosylcobinamide-phosphate guanylyltransferase; translated protein: MLTLILGGARSGKSRYAQSLCARGPAVYLATARSDGDPEMEARIARHRAERRPGWTTIEEARDVVRAVREAKPLDAPVVVDCVTLWVANLLVTRPDLPGGEQERLIMEAVSQLPDAARQRDVIAVSNEVGNGVVPEQPLGRVFRDLQGLANQLLAREAGHVVLMVSGLPLVLKQGPR
- a CDS encoding cob(I)yrinic acid a,c-diamide adenosyltransferase, whose translation is MSISTKRGDSGKTSLIGGERVSKGDLRVEVYGVVDELISQLGFARAISEHQEVRELTKALQRDLFNLSGAIESPPSGKDSSVGGARVEALTNHVHRIESMEGVLQDWALPGEHAAAAAFDVARTTCRRAERVVARLVDAGHEIDGSLIPYLNRLADLLWLLGRLLEKDAGANAALRDPKTGGPRWSRAW
- a CDS encoding helical backbone metal receptor; translation: MWPLRTERNAKGLILCRTGGLLFGLALVAPGPVAGRATDVVSPRPRAIISLSPNVTEILHGIGAFSRVVAVSDYCSFPPEVEGLPRVGGWLNANLEKVTALRPDLIIMTDDQAPLVKDRLDLLGLRTLVIPSQTIEDVFRAIREIGRAVGNDQEAEGLEAGTRAELAAIRGKASGRVRPKVLCVVDRLPGTLRDLYVATQGSYLTELIDIAGGDPIAPSGAANYVRLTTEALVSLDPEVILDLAQAVTPPAIVAGPLREEAAAVWADLPRVRAVRQGRVYAFRDRTVVHPSQFVSETARHMAMLLHPEAFPK
- a CDS encoding ABC transporter ATP-binding protein produces the protein MTSALLQATGLGFGYAGTKPVVSGLSLALPRTTFAALIGPNGSGKSTLLRLLAGLLRPWQGLVTLDGAALGSISRRRLAMRMAYVPQELTTVFPFTALEVVLTGRAPYTPRFRLEGTRDRTIAMEALATLGAQHLAERPMTELSGGEKQLVAVARALAQQPELLLLDEPAASLDLKHRAQLVAALRRLRKERGLTALVVTHDLAFLDPAFDHVFALRGGSLAAEGAPREVLREDTLKEIYEDANVRACRLDGRTFVWSEW
- the cobS gene encoding adenosylcobinamide-GDP ribazoletransferase; translation: MRALLAAVAFLTRIPVPARWSFDAADVGRAAVFFPLIGAGIGGIAVVGLELLSVRVAWGQGPRFGGPWLPSALTAVCLVSLTAWVTRGLHLDGLADMADGFGGGHSREEVLRIMRDPSIGAFGATALVLLLSGKVLSLGSLIERGAAARYLVVAPALGRWATVALGRFLPYARREGGLGTALTDHVGSREFLGATVLAVALSLLVGPLAAAACWGAAVLVTAAVGRGSRRRIGGVTGDIMGAASELTEVAVLAIAVAVSG
- a CDS encoding glycosyltransferase family 39 protein yields the protein MKLGRPVFGALLWLPLAKALLHTVFAPGYGYYRDEFYYRACADHLAWGYVDHPPLSILLLWIVRLTLGDSLFAIRLLPAIVGALTVLLTGLIARELGGGRFAQTLAMLCTLIAPEYLAIDSVYSMNTVDLLVWTGSGYLLVRVLKEDRPGWWLALGVLLGLGLLNKISILWLGFGLGAGLLLSRRDVLRRSGPWMAASVAALLFLPHVLWQIRDGWPTLEFIRNATGVKMAAIGPMAFTVSQIQNQHPLTFPVWLAGLFFFLSTHAGRPFRPLGIIYLAVFLLLVVNQKSRTGYLAPAYSTLFAAGGVAIGRVIEERRWRVAPRAVLITLFIAGVVTAPLALPILPVESYIAYAQALGQKPSTEEKKEVGALPQFFADMQGWEEMVAVVARVYRSLSAEEQAKVGIFTSNYGEAGAIDLLGRPYGLPRAISGHNNYWLWGPRGFSGELMIMLTPSRTRLEERFESVEQAGTIECGHCMPYENHRPVFLCRRARVSLPELWPMLKHYD
- the cobT gene encoding nicotinate-nucleotide--dimethylbenzimidazole phosphoribosyltransferase; amino-acid sequence: MNDAKELILETIRNIRPVSTDWITRARQRQRSLTKPPGSLGRLEEVAERMCAIQERIEPHVARRRIVVFAADHGVTAEGVSAYPSEVTAQMVVNFVRGGAAVNALAGVANADVWVVDIGVAVPVSVGSGRARLIQRRVRNGTRNMAEGPAMTEPETLAAVLAGIEQAEQAAEDGVALLGLGEMGIGNTTAASAVTAALTGLPPSRVTGRGTGVSDDGLARKVGVVERALAENTPRPDDPLDVLQKVGGLEIAGLCGLCLGGARRGRALICDGFIATAGAALAVGLCGAVADYLFAGHRSPEPGHAVLLDRIGQRPLLDLEMRLGEGTGAALAMNVIGAAVAAFTEMATFESAAVTDVPGPSEGPPDSGRK
- a CDS encoding iron ABC transporter permease; its protein translation is MPFLLLAGAVLLVTVGALSTGYRRIDLEALRSDPTSRTIFLEIRVPRVLLGLIVGGSLGVVGAALQALFRNPLADPFTLGVSGGGALGASLAIALGLGGRVGALPLVFVAALMGAGLAVLIVYRLASVGAVLLPGALLLAGVVINLIAAAGVLMLQCLADYTRALQILRWLVGSLDVVGSGVLWPMLLFLTPGIVALLVLARDLHLLAVDAETAASLGVNVHRVERITYVASCLVVGTTVAVAGPIGFVGLVVPHAVRRLFGEDVRVVMPCSLLLGAAFLVLADTMARTLLGAAEVPVGAVTALAGGPAFLWLLGRRRHASLL